One genomic region from Salmonirosea aquatica encodes:
- a CDS encoding MarR family winged helix-turn-helix transcriptional regulator, whose translation MLANDLTESLTDLGKRFSDATIHMHEAIAQKAELSGADHKYLNFLIQSGPLTAGDLAKVTGLTTGAITSVIDRLENKGLVKREFLQNDRRKVMIVADVEKAQTLLGPSFQLVKEKILSLVLDLTDQEAITVKNFLNNAIHAMQEITFSLRSDEK comes from the coding sequence ATGCTAGCAAACGATTTGACCGAATCGCTCACCGACTTAGGAAAACGATTTTCCGATGCGACGATCCACATGCACGAAGCGATTGCCCAAAAGGCGGAACTCTCAGGTGCCGACCATAAGTACTTGAATTTTTTGATCCAGTCCGGTCCCCTGACGGCCGGCGATTTGGCCAAAGTAACGGGTCTGACCACCGGAGCAATTACCAGTGTCATTGACCGTCTGGAGAATAAAGGCCTGGTGAAGCGGGAATTTCTTCAAAACGACAGGCGAAAAGTGATGATCGTTGCCGATGTCGAAAAGGCCCAAACCCTACTTGGCCCCTCCTTTCAACTGGTGAAAGAGAAAATTTTAAGCCTGGTGTTAGATCTTACCGACCAAGAGGCTATCACGGTGAAGAACTTCCTCAACAACGCCATCCATGCAATGCAGGAAATCACCTTTAGCCTAAGAAGCGATGAAAAATAA
- a CDS encoding VOC family protein, translating into MEPTTQGQAMSALAHGYLNRAGLALIITILAYFLLNGAQVFETAVLVPKWTAKPPASLSVLQGLHAPDLKTFWIVAHSIHEITFLIAIVFCWQLPAIRNTLLLILMLHVAVRVWTIVYFAPNIMTLQKADTDLASPELLAAVGRWRSLNYVRVTAFVGLSIWTAGLLANFQREPLLNQSTPKQFTSMDQRFSVITLGVDNLPAQLAFYKTKLGWESVAENKTIVFFKMNGFLFSLLDRKALAEGSGVQAEGQGFRSITLSYNVSSTEQVDQLHEQFKANGITILKAPTDTPFGGYYFTFADLENNVLEVAYNPYIPQDDTGNMLTHYNIDNL; encoded by the coding sequence ATGGAACCTACCACGCAAGGTCAGGCGATGAGCGCCTTGGCTCACGGATACCTGAACCGCGCCGGGCTTGCTTTGATCATCACTATCCTGGCTTACTTTTTACTGAACGGAGCGCAGGTATTTGAAACGGCCGTTCTGGTGCCAAAATGGACGGCTAAACCGCCAGCCTCCCTGTCCGTTTTGCAGGGCCTTCATGCTCCGGATTTGAAGACATTTTGGATTGTGGCCCACTCAATTCACGAGATTACATTCCTGATCGCTATTGTATTCTGCTGGCAGCTTCCGGCCATCCGGAACACCTTACTGCTCATTTTGATGCTGCATGTGGCCGTTCGGGTATGGACAATCGTCTATTTCGCCCCCAACATCATGACCTTGCAAAAAGCGGATACCGACCTGGCCTCGCCAGAACTCCTGGCTGCGGTGGGGCGGTGGCGCAGTCTTAATTACGTCCGGGTTACGGCCTTCGTGGGCCTATCAATCTGGACTGCCGGGCTGCTGGCCAACTTCCAGCGCGAGCCTTTGTTAAACCAATCAACCCCTAAACAATTTACTTCCATGGATCAGCGATTTAGTGTCATTACCCTTGGCGTAGATAATCTGCCCGCCCAGCTTGCCTTCTACAAAACGAAACTTGGTTGGGAATCAGTCGCCGAAAACAAAACGATCGTCTTCTTTAAGATGAATGGTTTTTTATTCAGCCTTTTGGACCGTAAAGCCCTGGCCGAAGGCTCCGGCGTCCAGGCTGAGGGGCAGGGATTTCGCTCCATCACCCTTTCGTACAACGTTTCGTCAACGGAGCAGGTTGATCAACTTCATGAACAGTTCAAAGCGAACGGGATTACGATCCTTAAAGCACCGACCGATACGCCATTTGGCGGATATTATTTCACCTTTGCCGACCTGGAGAACAACGTGCTGGAGGTTGCCTATAATCCCTATATCCCCCAGGATGATACCGGAAACATGCTTACCCACTATAATATAGACAATCTGTAG
- a CDS encoding nucleoside hydrolase-like domain-containing protein, which produces MHKYFAGPWMKENILENHGPLCASYKAHEIGEKGFEEGDFRSEGDSPAFMHTIVTGLRNLDSPDWGGWGGRYVKVRENTWLDPVPEAGYEYPKGRWYGSNGWGRSSLREGSKVTEAQRREYFKPMWQWTPALQNDFAARADWCVKPYAEANHPPIVVLANPLDRKVRPGAKIKLSAKGTTDPDGDSLNYRWWQYEEADSYDGTVKIGDSEKQNASFMVPGDAEKGKTIHVICEVTDNGTPALTRYQRVVLEIK; this is translated from the coding sequence ATGCACAAGTACTTCGCTGGGCCGTGGATGAAGGAAAATATTCTGGAAAATCACGGGCCTCTCTGTGCTTCCTACAAGGCGCACGAAATAGGCGAGAAAGGATTTGAGGAAGGTGATTTTCGCTCCGAAGGAGATTCCCCTGCTTTCATGCATACCATCGTGACGGGCCTGCGCAATCTGGATTCACCGGATTGGGGCGGTTGGGGCGGTCGCTACGTGAAAGTCCGCGAAAACACCTGGCTGGACCCCGTGCCGGAGGCTGGCTATGAGTACCCCAAAGGACGCTGGTACGGCAGCAACGGCTGGGGTCGCAGCAGCCTGCGGGAGGGCTCGAAAGTCACGGAAGCCCAGCGACGGGAGTACTTCAAACCCATGTGGCAATGGACCCCAGCGCTTCAGAACGATTTCGCCGCCCGGGCCGATTGGTGCGTAAAGCCTTACGCCGAAGCAAACCATCCACCAATTGTGGTATTGGCGAATCCTCTAGATAGGAAAGTCCGGCCCGGTGCGAAAATCAAGCTGAGTGCCAAAGGCACCACCGATCCGGACGGAGACTCGCTGAACTACCGCTGGTGGCAATACGAGGAGGCGGATTCGTACGACGGAACGGTTAAAATCGGTGATTCTGAAAAACAGAACGCTTCTTTTATGGTGCCTGGTGATGCAGAAAAAGGAAAAACCATCCACGTCATATGCGAAGTGACGGATAACGGCACGCCGGCACTGACCAGGTATCAGCGGGTAGTTTTGGAGATAAAATAA
- a CDS encoding DUF1593 domain-containing protein codes for MNHYLKLLWLCSLIGLNSQAFAQKQSTSEKTRVIVTSDGEIDDECSLVRFLLYANEWDIEGIITSSSQYHWHGHHWAGDDWIDPSLDAYAKVYPNLVKHDKGYPTPEYLRAHTFLGNVETEGEMDSITAGSQHIVKVLLDESDNRPVWLQAWGGTNTIARALKTIEEQHPDKMAYVANKMRFFFIWEQDTTYQAYIRPHWGKYNILTIISDQFEAIAYRWNKHNPRKCTSTSLGRG; via the coding sequence ATGAATCACTATTTGAAATTACTATGGCTGTGTAGTCTAATTGGACTTAACAGCCAGGCGTTTGCCCAAAAACAAAGTACATCGGAGAAAACCCGGGTGATCGTGACCAGCGACGGGGAGATCGACGACGAGTGTTCCCTGGTCAGGTTTCTGCTTTATGCCAATGAATGGGACATCGAAGGGATCATCACCTCGAGTTCGCAGTACCACTGGCACGGACACCATTGGGCCGGGGACGACTGGATCGACCCGAGCCTGGATGCGTACGCCAAGGTGTACCCCAATCTGGTAAAGCACGACAAAGGATACCCCACGCCGGAGTACCTGCGGGCGCACACCTTCCTGGGCAACGTGGAAACCGAAGGAGAAATGGACTCGATTACGGCCGGTTCGCAGCACATCGTGAAGGTACTTCTGGACGAGTCGGACAACCGGCCCGTCTGGCTTCAGGCCTGGGGCGGTACCAATACCATCGCCCGCGCCTTGAAAACGATTGAAGAGCAACACCCCGACAAAATGGCGTACGTGGCCAATAAAATGCGTTTCTTTTTTATTTGGGAGCAGGACACTACCTACCAGGCCTACATCCGGCCGCACTGGGGAAAGTACAACATACTGACTATTATTTCCGACCAGTTTGAGGCGATTGCCTACCGCTGGAACAAGCACAACCCGCGGAAATGCACAAGTACTTCGCTGGGCCGTGGATGA
- a CDS encoding DUF1593 domain-containing protein, with amino-acid sequence MSKPHQVLLVILLSLYFCIDQAFAQRQGTPEKTRVIVTSDGEIDDECSLVRFLLYANEWDIEGIITSSSQYHWHGHKWAGDDWIDPSLDAYAKVYPNLIKHDKRYPTPEYLRAHTFLGNVETEGEMDSITAGSQHIVKVLLDESDNRPIWIQAWGGTNTIARALKTIEEKHPDKMAYVASKIRLYLIWEQDATYQTYIRPHWGKYNIPTIISDQFIALFYHWKKYLPQEQQKFLAAPWMKENILENHGPLCASYKAHQQGDKGFEEGDFRSEGDSPAFLHTIPTELRSMESPDWGGWGGRFVKVRDNTWLDPVAEPGYQYPEGRWWGNSAWGRERLKKEIPNDQELTAYLKPQWRWTEAMQNDFAARADWCVKSVEEANHPPVVVLAHALDLKARPGAKINLSAKGTTDPDGDHLNYRWWQYQEADTYEGAVEITNSEKQAASFKIPGDATKGKTIHIICEVTDQGTPQLTRYQRVVVEIQ; translated from the coding sequence ATGAGTAAGCCACATCAAGTACTTTTAGTGATTTTACTAAGTCTGTACTTCTGTATTGATCAGGCGTTCGCCCAAAGACAGGGTACCCCGGAGAAAACCCGGGTGATCGTGACCAGCGACGGGGAGATCGACGACGAGTGCTCCCTAGTCCGGTTCCTGCTTTATGCCAATGAATGGGACATTGAAGGGATCATCACATCCAGTTCGCAGTACCACTGGCACGGGCACAAATGGGCCGGGGACGACTGGATCGACCCGAGCCTGGATGCCTACGCCAAGGTGTACCCCAACTTGATAAAGCACGACAAAAGGTACCCCACACCGGAATATTTGCGGGCGCACACCTTCCTGGGCAACGTGGAAACCGAAGGAGAAATGGACTCGATTACGGCCGGTTCGCAGCACATCGTGAAGGTACTTCTGGATGAATCAGACAACCGGCCCATCTGGATTCAGGCCTGGGGCGGTACCAATACCATCGCCCGCGCCCTGAAAACAATCGAAGAAAAGCATCCCGATAAAATGGCGTACGTGGCCAGTAAAATACGCCTGTACCTGATCTGGGAGCAGGATGCAACCTACCAGACCTACATCCGGCCGCATTGGGGCAAGTACAACATCCCGACCATCATCTCCGATCAGTTTATTGCCCTGTTTTATCATTGGAAAAAGTACCTGCCTCAGGAGCAACAGAAGTTTCTGGCGGCACCGTGGATGAAGGAAAATATTTTGGAAAATCACGGTCCCTTGTGTGCATCCTACAAGGCTCATCAGCAGGGGGACAAGGGGTTTGAGGAAGGTGACTTCCGTTCCGAAGGCGACTCCCCGGCTTTCCTGCATACCATCCCCACGGAATTGCGCAGCATGGAATCTCCTGACTGGGGTGGCTGGGGCGGTCGTTTCGTGAAAGTCCGCGACAACACCTGGCTGGACCCCGTTGCCGAGCCGGGCTACCAGTATCCCGAAGGCAGGTGGTGGGGCAATTCGGCCTGGGGACGGGAGCGCCTCAAAAAAGAAATTCCGAACGATCAGGAGCTGACCGCTTATCTGAAACCGCAATGGCGATGGACGGAAGCTATGCAAAACGACTTTGCCGCCCGCGCCGATTGGTGCGTGAAATCAGTCGAGGAAGCCAACCATCCACCGGTGGTAGTTCTGGCCCACGCTCTGGACCTGAAAGCCCGGCCCGGAGCGAAGATTAACCTGAGTGCCAAAGGTACCACTGACCCGGACGGGGATCACCTCAACTACCGTTGGTGGCAGTATCAGGAAGCCGATACGTACGAAGGTGCCGTTGAAATTACGAACTCTGAGAAACAGGCGGCCTCGTTCAAGATACCCGGTGATGCGACAAAAGGAAAAACGATCCATATCATCTGCGAGGTGACCGATCAGGGTACCCCCCAGCTTACCCGGTACCAGCGGGTGGTAGTTGAGATTCAATAA
- a CDS encoding ABC transporter permease — MKTETQKLATPARPLEMNVRFDKAQLLRFQSLIALFLLCMALTMLSDKFLTVSNLWNVLRQISVNICISIGMTLVVLTAGIDLSVGSILALSGAITAGLLKNGIELPTQNLFIGFTILGAILVGILCGTFLGALNGISITRFKVPPFVATLAMLTVARGLTMLWTGGFPISSLGDTFLYLGAGWFLGIPVPVWITTVLVLVAIFITKKTQLGTYIYAIGGNESASRLSGINVKRVKIIVYSIAGALAAIGGLLVTARLDSAQPNAGISYELDSIAAVVIGGTSLSGGRGSIIGTVQGAIIIGVLNNGLVLLDVSPFWQQVVKGLVILLAVIIDKANSSDE; from the coding sequence ATGAAAACTGAAACGCAAAAACTCGCGACTCCTGCTCGCCCTCTGGAAATGAATGTACGGTTCGATAAAGCCCAACTCCTCCGGTTTCAATCGCTCATCGCGTTATTTCTGCTTTGTATGGCGCTTACGATGCTGTCCGACAAATTCCTGACGGTATCCAACCTGTGGAATGTACTAAGGCAGATTTCGGTGAATATCTGCATTTCCATCGGGATGACGCTGGTGGTACTTACGGCCGGAATCGACCTTTCCGTAGGGTCAATTCTGGCACTGAGCGGAGCCATCACAGCCGGATTGTTGAAAAACGGCATCGAACTACCTACCCAAAATCTGTTCATCGGGTTTACAATTCTGGGGGCCATCCTGGTGGGAATACTGTGTGGTACTTTTCTGGGTGCGCTGAATGGCATTTCCATCACGCGGTTCAAAGTACCTCCCTTTGTGGCTACGTTAGCGATGCTGACCGTAGCCCGGGGCCTCACCATGCTCTGGACGGGCGGCTTTCCCATCAGCAGCCTGGGCGACACCTTTCTGTATCTGGGCGCGGGCTGGTTTCTGGGCATACCCGTGCCGGTCTGGATCACGACGGTACTCGTTCTGGTCGCAATTTTTATTACCAAAAAGACCCAGTTGGGTACCTACATCTACGCGATCGGGGGCAATGAAAGTGCTTCCCGGCTGTCAGGAATCAATGTAAAACGGGTGAAAATCATCGTGTATTCCATCGCCGGAGCACTGGCGGCCATTGGCGGCTTACTCGTGACCGCCCGTCTGGACTCGGCCCAACCCAACGCCGGCATCAGCTATGAACTCGATTCCATTGCGGCCGTGGTGATCGGGGGTACTTCCCTTTCAGGCGGCCGGGGTAGTATCATCGGTACGGTGCAGGGGGCCATTATTATTGGTGTCCTGAACAACGGGCTGGTGTTGCTCGATGTGTCGCCTTTCTGGCAGCAGGTAGTTAAGGGGCTGGTGATTTTGCTGGCCGTCATCATCGATAAAGCCAATTCGAGCGATGAGTAA
- a CDS encoding sugar ABC transporter ATP-binding protein, which translates to MLTVNNITKRFPGVLALDDVSLRIEAGKVTALIGENGAGKSTLMKILSGVYPEYEGTLVWKGQPVRFTNTKDAQQHGIAIIHQELNLIPHLSVAENIFLGREPLTRLGTVDKKAMYRETTALLQKLKLNVSANARIADLKVGQQQVVEIAKALLTNAELIIMDEPTSAITGSEVDVLFGIIEELIRENKAIVYVSHKLDELFRIADHYVVLRDGKSIESGSMQGVTQDVLIQKMVGRKIELLRKQTEDNPNEVPTLRVENLTLRNPRKPADSLLKGISFQVGKGEIVGIFGLMGAGRTELLECLFGLHHKNLTGTIHINSQEISVKCPADAIRAGMALVPEDRKKDGLVLGMDVRTNISLTLLKELETWGTIPVGRVAKLAKKYIQELSIKTPGDGQKAKNLSGGNQQKIVLAKWLATNPLLLLLDEPTRGIDIHAKSEIYKLIIELAAQGLGIVVVSSELPEILAVSDRVLVMSEGKMTANIKGCDATEDAILKAAIPKSIYEN; encoded by the coding sequence ATGCTGACAGTAAATAATATCACCAAGCGATTTCCGGGGGTACTTGCCTTAGACGATGTTTCCCTACGCATCGAGGCCGGGAAAGTTACGGCGCTGATCGGCGAGAACGGCGCCGGGAAATCGACGCTGATGAAAATCCTGTCGGGTGTGTATCCCGAGTACGAGGGTACTTTGGTCTGGAAAGGGCAGCCCGTTCGCTTTACCAATACCAAAGACGCGCAGCAGCACGGCATCGCCATTATCCATCAGGAACTCAACCTGATTCCTCACCTTTCCGTTGCCGAAAACATATTCCTGGGTCGGGAGCCTTTGACCCGTTTGGGTACCGTGGACAAAAAAGCCATGTACCGCGAAACGACCGCTCTCCTGCAAAAATTAAAGCTGAACGTATCCGCCAACGCCCGGATCGCCGACCTGAAGGTAGGACAGCAGCAAGTGGTGGAGATTGCCAAGGCTTTACTAACCAATGCCGAACTGATCATTATGGACGAACCGACTTCGGCCATTACGGGTAGCGAGGTGGATGTCCTTTTCGGGATCATTGAAGAGTTGATTCGGGAAAATAAGGCCATCGTGTACGTTTCGCACAAACTCGACGAGCTGTTTCGTATCGCGGATCATTACGTGGTACTTCGCGACGGCAAGTCCATCGAATCGGGTAGCATGCAGGGCGTTACGCAGGATGTACTGATCCAGAAAATGGTAGGGCGGAAGATTGAACTCCTGCGCAAACAAACCGAGGATAACCCCAACGAAGTACCTACGCTGAGGGTCGAAAACCTGACCCTCCGGAATCCTCGCAAACCAGCCGATTCGTTGTTGAAAGGCATTTCTTTTCAGGTAGGCAAAGGTGAAATTGTCGGCATTTTCGGATTAATGGGCGCGGGAAGGACCGAGTTGCTGGAATGCCTGTTTGGGCTGCATCACAAAAATCTGACCGGGACAATCCATATAAATAGTCAGGAAATCAGTGTCAAATGCCCGGCGGATGCGATCCGGGCGGGGATGGCGCTGGTACCGGAGGACCGAAAAAAAGACGGCCTGGTACTTGGGATGGATGTCAGAACCAACATCAGCCTCACGCTGCTCAAAGAACTGGAAACCTGGGGGACTATCCCGGTCGGACGGGTTGCCAAACTGGCTAAAAAGTACATTCAGGAGCTTAGCATAAAAACGCCAGGTGACGGACAGAAAGCCAAAAACCTGAGCGGAGGAAATCAGCAAAAGATCGTACTGGCCAAATGGCTGGCGACCAATCCGCTCCTGCTGCTGCTGGACGAGCCCACCCGGGGCATCGACATCCACGCCAAAAGTGAAATCTACAAACTCATTATAGAACTGGCCGCGCAAGGGCTGGGTATTGTGGTGGTGTCCTCCGAACTACCCGAAATTCTCGCCGTTTCCGACCGGGTACTGGTCATGTCGGAAGGCAAAATGACGGCTAACATCAAGGGATGTGATGCCACGGAAGACGCTATTCTGAAAGCTGCTATTCCAAAATCCATTTATGAAAACTGA
- a CDS encoding DUF2291 domain-containing protein — MNKLWQKGVLGVLILLVAYNSVYFKKLDEVKATTAGFDGAAYATTFWSEKLTPAMEKGVDLSALLQQLQTNPDQAFATHSHALGIGNIKYFPVKGVATVKNVRENEVQVALDAQPAGTELTIATEYIFGNAVRDASGQIDINAFTNTMDFNTVSAELNNIIRTKVIPPFKGQVKTGDRVEFTGAIELNQKYLNFSSIEIIPVSLSVEKQ, encoded by the coding sequence ATGAATAAACTTTGGCAGAAAGGAGTACTGGGCGTGTTGATCCTGCTGGTAGCATATAATTCGGTGTACTTTAAAAAACTGGATGAAGTGAAGGCGACAACCGCTGGCTTTGATGGCGCAGCCTATGCCACTACGTTTTGGTCCGAAAAGCTGACGCCTGCCATGGAGAAAGGGGTGGATTTATCCGCGTTGTTGCAGCAATTGCAAACGAACCCAGATCAGGCATTTGCCACCCATTCCCACGCGCTGGGTATTGGCAATATCAAGTACTTCCCGGTGAAGGGAGTGGCTACCGTAAAAAACGTCAGGGAAAACGAAGTGCAGGTAGCCCTCGACGCCCAACCCGCCGGCACGGAGCTAACCATAGCCACTGAATATATTTTCGGCAATGCGGTGCGCGATGCCTCCGGGCAAATCGATATCAACGCCTTTACCAACACCATGGACTTTAATACCGTATCGGCCGAATTGAATAACATCATCCGGACTAAGGTAATACCCCCTTTCAAAGGCCAGGTAAAAACCGGAGATCGCGTCGAGTTTACGGGTGCCATCGAGCTGAATCAGAAATACCTGAATTTCAGCTCAATCGAAATTATTCCGGTCAGTCTGTCCGTGGAAAAGCAGTAA
- a CDS encoding D-ribose ABC transporter substrate-binding protein produces the protein MFKQNTISSLLLCAVFALALFGCKTKEKKEEANKVAIIVSTLNNPWFVFLAEQAKEKANELGYEAKIFDSQNNTAQETDHFENALASGYDAILFNPTDADGSIVNVKNAKIAGVPVFCMDREVNDPDAATSQILSDSYSGSVSIAKKFVESLNKKGNYVEILGMVGDNNTWNRSRGFHSVVDHYPDLKMVAQQSADFDRNKAMEVLESVLQANPDIDAVFCGNDAMAMGAYQALVAAGKADKVKVFGFDGAEDVVNSIQDGKIVATGMQFPAVMAQTAATFADEYFKGKRDFPKKMPVAVELVTSKNVGNYVAYGAKK, from the coding sequence ATGTTCAAACAAAACACCATTTCATCTCTCTTACTTTGCGCCGTTTTTGCACTTGCACTATTTGGTTGTAAAACAAAAGAAAAGAAGGAGGAGGCGAATAAGGTGGCCATCATTGTTTCGACTCTGAACAATCCATGGTTCGTTTTTCTGGCTGAACAGGCCAAAGAAAAAGCCAACGAGCTGGGGTACGAAGCCAAAATATTCGATTCGCAAAACAACACCGCCCAGGAAACTGACCATTTTGAAAATGCCCTGGCCTCCGGTTATGACGCGATCCTGTTCAACCCGACCGATGCCGATGGCTCCATTGTGAATGTCAAGAATGCTAAAATCGCAGGAGTACCCGTTTTTTGCATGGACCGCGAAGTCAATGATCCCGATGCCGCTACTTCCCAGATATTGTCCGACAGCTATTCCGGCAGCGTATCCATTGCTAAGAAATTTGTGGAATCCCTTAATAAAAAAGGGAACTACGTGGAAATTCTGGGCATGGTGGGCGATAATAATACATGGAACCGCTCCCGAGGCTTCCATAGCGTGGTCGATCACTATCCTGACCTGAAAATGGTAGCGCAGCAAAGCGCGGATTTCGATCGCAATAAGGCCATGGAAGTATTGGAGTCCGTCCTGCAAGCCAACCCGGACATCGACGCGGTATTTTGTGGCAACGATGCCATGGCGATGGGTGCCTATCAGGCGCTGGTCGCCGCCGGAAAGGCTGATAAGGTGAAAGTGTTTGGCTTTGACGGAGCGGAGGATGTGGTCAATTCCATTCAGGACGGAAAAATCGTCGCCACGGGCATGCAGTTCCCGGCCGTGATGGCCCAAACCGCCGCCACGTTCGCCGACGAATACTTCAAAGGCAAGCGGGATTTCCCCAAAAAAATGCCGGTAGCTGTGGAATTGGTGACCTCGAAAAACGTCGGCAATTATGTGGCTTACGGGGCAAAAAAATAG
- a CDS encoding DUF1593 domain-containing protein, with protein sequence MKHVIILIFSLIFCTTGGKSLCYGQAANERKRVLILTDIENEPDDTQSMVRFLTYSNQWDIEGLIATTSVHQKNRVAPEKIRHLIEAYGKVRSNLLLHEKGYPEVSYLLSVTKQSIPEFGMGAIGPGKDSEGSEWIIKVLDKDDSRPVWIPVWGGANCLAQALWKVQMTRSPEDVKKFVSKIRMYTISDQDDTGPWIRKTFPDLFYVGSPGYHAAGAYHYATWSGISGDKFHGRFVGADFAIVDNPWLDENVRNHGPLGAEYPFTKFLMEGDTPSFLGLMDNGLNDAEHPEYGGWGGRYELYTPHTLRYFYEPETRPIYTDAMDEVKGADGNFHTSNKATLWRWREAFQHDFAARMDWNIKPYKEANHPPVAKLTHSNRLSAKSGETVTLDGKNSTDPDKNALSYQWIYYPKAGTNPSKEPLVFKNPEGSTTTLVAPKVAKPETMHIILAVTDNGSPSLTRYQRVILTVYPKDA encoded by the coding sequence ATGAAGCACGTTATAATCCTTATCTTCTCATTGATTTTTTGCACAACGGGTGGAAAGAGTCTCTGTTACGGACAGGCTGCAAACGAGCGAAAAAGAGTACTGATCCTGACCGATATTGAGAACGAACCCGATGACACGCAGTCGATGGTTCGTTTCCTGACCTACTCAAACCAGTGGGATATCGAAGGATTGATTGCAACTACCTCTGTGCACCAGAAAAACCGGGTAGCTCCCGAAAAAATCCGGCATCTGATTGAAGCCTACGGCAAGGTAAGAAGCAACTTGCTGCTGCACGAGAAGGGGTACCCTGAGGTAAGCTACCTATTGAGCGTCACCAAACAGAGCATACCCGAATTTGGCATGGGCGCCATTGGTCCGGGGAAGGATTCGGAAGGCTCGGAATGGATCATTAAGGTACTTGATAAGGATGACAGCCGCCCGGTCTGGATTCCGGTGTGGGGAGGAGCCAACTGCCTGGCGCAGGCCCTGTGGAAAGTGCAGATGACCCGCTCGCCGGAAGATGTCAAAAAGTTTGTGTCCAAAATCAGAATGTACACCATTTCGGATCAGGACGATACCGGTCCCTGGATTCGCAAGACCTTCCCCGACCTATTTTATGTAGGCAGCCCCGGCTACCATGCGGCGGGGGCCTACCACTACGCTACGTGGTCGGGCATCAGCGGCGACAAATTTCATGGGCGTTTTGTGGGAGCTGATTTTGCAATTGTGGATAATCCCTGGCTGGATGAAAACGTCAGGAACCACGGCCCGTTGGGCGCAGAGTACCCTTTTACCAAGTTCCTGATGGAAGGAGATACCCCTTCGTTTCTGGGATTGATGGACAACGGGTTGAACGATGCCGAACATCCCGAATACGGCGGTTGGGGGGGAAGGTACGAGTTGTATACGCCCCACACGCTCAGGTACTTTTATGAACCCGAAACGCGTCCGATCTATACCGACGCCATGGACGAAGTGAAGGGCGCAGATGGAAATTTTCATACAAGCAACAAAGCCACTTTGTGGCGGTGGCGCGAAGCTTTCCAGCACGATTTTGCCGCCCGCATGGACTGGAACATCAAACCCTACAAAGAAGCCAATCATCCTCCGGTAGCCAAACTGACCCACAGTAACCGGCTGTCGGCAAAGAGCGGTGAGACTGTGACCCTCGATGGCAAAAATTCCACGGACCCGGACAAAAATGCGCTTTCGTACCAGTGGATCTACTATCCCAAAGCGGGTACCAACCCGAGTAAAGAACCGCTGGTATTCAAAAATCCCGAAGGCAGTACCACCACGTTGGTGGCTCCGAAGGTAGCCAAGCCCGAAACGATGCATATCATTCTGGCTGTAACGGACAATGGTTCACCCAGCCTGACTCGCTATCAGCGCGTAATCCTGACGGTTTATCCCAAAGACGCCTAA